From the genome of Pradoshia eiseniae:
ATGTCAAGGTCCCTGATCTGGATACGACACCGATATGCCCTTTTTTATGAATATAGCCTGGCATAATACCAATCTTGCATTCTTCCGGAGTGATGACGCCCGGGCAGTTAGGGCCAATTAATCTTGTTTTCTTGCCTTCCATATACCGCTTTACTTTGACCATATCCAATACAGGAATATGCTCTGTTATACAGATGACTAAATCAAGCTCAGCATCAACCGCCTCAAGAATGGAATCAGCCGCAAACGGAGCCGGAACGTAGACGACAGACGCATTGGCGCCTGTTGCTTCTTTTGCCTCAATGACCGTATTAAAGACAGGCACCCCTTCCGCTTCCGTGCCGCCTTTACCAGGAGTTACGCCGCCAACAATTTGGGTTCCATACTCAAGCATTTGTTTTGTATGAAAACGTGCAGTTGAGCCAGTGATACCTTGAACTATAACCTTTGTATCTTTATTAACAAATACGCTCATTTCCTTATCCTCCAGTCTTAACCTATTAACGAAACGATTTTTTGTGCACCATCAGCCATAGATTCCGCAGCCGTAATATTGATACCGGATTCCTCAAGGATTTTCTTGCCGAGATCAACATTCGTTCCTTCCAATCGGACAACCAACGGAACATCGAGGCTTACCTGCTTCGCTGCTTCTACAACGCCTTCAGCGATAACATCACATTTCATGATGCCGCCAAAGATGTTTACAAAAATTCCTTTGACGTTTTTGTCAGAAAGGATAATCTTAAATGCTTCCGTTACCTTTTCTGCAGTCGCGCCGCCCCCAACATCAAGGAAGTTTGCGGGGCTTCCGCCGTAATGGTTAATGATGTCCATTGTAGACATAGCAAGACCGGCTCCATTTACCATGCAGCCAATGTTTCCATCGAGAGAAATATAGCTTAAGTCATACTTGGAAGCTTCGATTTCTTTTGGATCCTCTTCATCAAGGTCACGATATTCAAGAATATCTTTGTGTCGATATAAGGCATTTTCGTCAAAATTCAGTTTTGCATCTAGCGCCATGACTTCTCCGTCGCCAGTCACTACTAATGGATTGATTTCTGCGATAGAGCAATCCTTTTCAACGAAGGCACTATATAAGCCAGTCATAAATTTAACTGTTTTATTGACTAATTCTTTTGGTATATTAATATTGAACGCAATTCTTCTAGCTTGGAAGGCTGTTAATCCAATAACCGGATCAATCACTTCTTTAAAGATCTTCTCAGGTGTTTCAGCAGCTACTTCTTCGATTTCTGTACCGCCTTCTTCTGATGCCATCAGGACAATC
Proteins encoded in this window:
- the sucD gene encoding succinate--CoA ligase subunit alpha, which produces MSVFVNKDTKVIVQGITGSTARFHTKQMLEYGTQIVGGVTPGKGGTEAEGVPVFNTVIEAKEATGANASVVYVPAPFAADSILEAVDAELDLVICITEHIPVLDMVKVKRYMEGKKTRLIGPNCPGVITPEECKIGIMPGYIHKKGHIGVVSRSGTLTYEAVHQLSQAGFGQSSAVGIGGDPVNGTDFIDVLKAFNDDPETYAVIMIGEIGGTAEEEAAQWVKENMTKPVTGFIGGRTAPPGKRMGHAGAIISGGKGTADEKIRIMNECGIKVAETPAVMGETMLQVLKEKGLYDQCKTH
- the sucC gene encoding ADP-forming succinate--CoA ligase subunit beta: MNIHEYQGKEILRQYGVKVPNGKVAFSVDEAVQAASELGTAVTVVKAQIHAGGRGKAGGVKIAKSLDEVRTYADEILGKVLVTHQTGPDGKEVKRLLIEEGCDIKKEYYVGLVLDRATSRIVLMASEEGGTEIEEVAAETPEKIFKEVIDPVIGLTAFQARRIAFNINIPKELVNKTVKFMTGLYSAFVEKDCSIAEINPLVVTGDGEVMALDAKLNFDENALYRHKDILEYRDLDEEDPKEIEASKYDLSYISLDGNIGCMVNGAGLAMSTMDIINHYGGSPANFLDVGGGATAEKVTEAFKIILSDKNVKGIFVNIFGGIMKCDVIAEGVVEAAKQVSLDVPLVVRLEGTNVDLGKKILEESGINITAAESMADGAQKIVSLIG